The Rhododendron vialii isolate Sample 1 chromosome 6a, ASM3025357v1 genome includes a window with the following:
- the LOC131329461 gene encoding nuclear transcription factor Y subunit C-2 isoform X3 gives MDQPDQTQQQQQLVMGVVAGQMAYASPPYNTASMVASGAPAVAVPSSSQPSTSFPTPQHQLAYQQAQHFHHQQQQQQQQQLQVFWANQMQEIEQTTDFKNHSLPLARIKKIMKADEDVRMISAEAPVIFAKACEMFILELTLRSWIHTEENKRRTLQKNDIAAAISRTDVFDFLVDIIPRDELKEEGLGITKATIPMVGSPADSVPYYYMPPQHAVGPTGMIMGKPVDQAALYAGQQPQSPVAFMPWTQQKQTQQQSDT, from the coding sequence ATGGATCAGCCGGACCAAACTCAGCAGCAACAGCAGCTAGTCATGGGAGTGGTAGCAGGTCAAATGGCCTATGCTTCTCCTCCTTACAACACTGCGTCTATGGTGGCTTCAGGCGCTCCTGCTGTAGCCGTACCTTCTTCAAGTCAACCTTCCACCTCTTTTCCCACTCCTCAACACCAGCTTGCATACCAACAAGCCCAGCACTTCCATCatcaacaacagcagcagcaacaacaacagcTTCAAGTATTTTGGGCCAACCAAATGCAAGAAATTGAGCAAACAACCGACTTCAAAAACCACAGCCTCCCACTTGCTCGTATCAAAAAGATAATGAAAGCCGATGAGGATGTTAGAATGATTTCGGCTGAAGCCCCAGTCATCTTTGCAAAGGCATGCGAGATGTTCATCTTGGAGTTGACTTTGCGATCTTGGATTCACACAGAAGAGAACAAAAGGAGGACCCTTCAGAAGAATGATATTGCTGCTGCCATTTCAAGGACTGATGTCTTTGATTTCTTGGTTGACATTATTCCGAGAGATGAACTGAAAGAAGAGGGACTTGGGATTACAAAGGCCACCATTCCAATGGTGGGTTCCCCAGCTGATTCTGTTCCGTATTACTATATGCCGCCACAGCATGCGGTTGGGCCAACTGGGATGATTATGGGAAAACCAGTTGATCAAGCAGCACTGTATGCTGGTCAACAACCTCAGTCTCCCGTCGCTTTCATGCCGTGGACCCAGCAAAAGCAGACCCAACAACAAAGTGACACGTGA
- the LOC131329451 gene encoding uncharacterized protein LOC131329451, giving the protein MEQLRNRDRHQYNSVQPGNEELDSTSQGFMLDHGSCINSNRRPYEIRTSEAKPVLNYSIQTGEEFALEFMRDRVNPKQPFIPNTARDHTTCYLELKGILGISHPGSESGSDVSIITAVEKGPKDFERKNSSLYEDKSNYGSVQSVPRTSSDQSIYRGTLQEYSSSGASEGSSTKIKILCSFGGRVLPRPSDGKLRYVGGETRIVRIRKDITWHELWQKIITIYNQTHSVKYQLPGEDLDALVSVSCDEDLQNMMEECFVLQDGEGSNRLRMFLFSLRDLEDAHFGLQNYDGDSEIQYVVAVNGMDVGSRKNSTLHGLASSSGNNLDELDRENVERDTGGATADYGEVCTSPLTGHMISSSQSSQPIPPPFSNPYETHSQFYNGEMLHQEATLYPLPCVYNTNPPTYSPVGESSGPHPVHEIATRQKGEGQPSGVLCMQDSQMRVKELKQRSDVSIRQQGGDESTLSSSKYYHIPSQQLDGTVEDYFPTEEASSVIFTPEEELKTSRTEGRHQETIQVSSPLCAINPPQVPKADTSNGALTPGHGNSESDPIDLSYLEPPVPPQRIFYSERIPREQAELLNRLSKSDDSHGSQFHINHSHCDVAQQGFVVESVPSQAEQPISTKKPLYEDPHTIADGATQLQNLKKAVSSPFDNEYARNEDRILEDDNETNSVKEDDKNLLTSETSEAGSKFPAASLVDAVTHHESSADSLPESQCPGEADSNFTVDTTQRDNQDSAWIESFREPSVGVSKPEGGDILIDINDRFPRDFLSDIFSKALLSEGSSGISPLQKDGAGLSLNIENQDPKHWSYFQKLAGDEFTRKDVSLIDQDHFGFSSGLPKVEEEAPISYRFSPFPTDDISLSHVDSQMNYGDEDQNELSGTVGADTIALPSYYDPSQLKDSELMHFDTFEENEDGSRNTGLPPLDPSLGDFDISSLQIIRNEDLEELRELGSGTFGTVYHGKWRGTDVAIKRIKKSCFTGRSSEQERLTIEFWSEAEILSKLHHPNVVAFYGVVQDGPGATLATVTEYMVDGSLRHVLLRKDRHLDRRRRLIIAMDAAFGMEYLHSKNIVHFDLKCDNLLVNLKDPSRPICKVGDFGLSKIKRNTLVSGGVRGTLPWMAPELLNGSSNKVSEKVDVFSFGIVLWEILTGEEPYANMHYGAIIGGIVNNTLRPSIPSFCDAEWRRLMEQCWAPNPVARPSFTEIASRLRVMSSATQTKGQVHKASN; this is encoded by the exons AAGGCATTTTAGGCATCAGTCACCCTGGGTCTGAAAGTGGGTCGGATGTATCAATTATCACTGCTGTGGAAAAAGGTCCTAAAGATTTTGAGCGGAAGAACTCTTCTCTTTACGAAGACAAAAGTAACTATGGGTCTGTGCAATCAGTACCACGAACTTCATCAGACCAGAGCATTTATCGAGGAACCCTGCAAGAATATTCCTCTTCTGGAGCATCTGAAGGCTCgtcaacaaaaattaaaattttatgcAGCTTTGGGGGTAGAGTATTACCTCGGCCAAGCGATGGGAAACTTAGATATGTAGGAGGTGAAACTCGAATTGTCCGTATAAGAAAGGACATCACTTGGCATGAGTTGTGGCAGAAGATAATAACAATATATAACCAGACTCATTCAGTTAAATATCAGCTTCCTGGGGAGGATCTTGATGCCTTAGTTTCTGTGTCTTGCGATGAGGATCTGCAGAATATGATGGAGGAATGTTTTGTACTACAAGATGGAGAAGGATCAAACAGACTTAGAATGTTTCTGTTCTCTTTGAGAGATTTAGAAGATGCTCATTTTGGTCTGCAAAACTATGATGGTGATTCTGAGATCCAATATGTAGTTGCCGTCAATGGCATGGACGTGGGATCAAGAAAGAACTCTACGCTTCATGGTCTAGCGAGCTCTTCAGGAAATAACCTAGATGAGCTAGATAGAGAGAATGTTGAGAGGGACACTGGTGGAGCTACAGCCGACTATGGCGAAGTTTGCACTTCACCATTGACCGGTCACATGATCTCGTCTTCGCAATCTTCTCAACCAATTCCGCCACCCTTCTCCAATCCTTATGAAACACATTCTCAGTTTTATAACGGAGAAATGTTACATCAAGAAGCTACACTGTACCCATTGCCGTGTGTTTACAACACTAATCCTCCTACTTACTCGCCTGTTGGGGAAAGTTCAGGTCCGCATCCAGTTCATGAGATCGCAACTCGGCAAAAAGGTGAAGGGCAGCCATCAGGTGTCTTATGCATGCAGGATTCTCAAATGCGAGTAAAAGAATTGAAACAGAGAAGTGATGTGTCAATTCGGCAACAGGGTGGAGATGAAAGTACTTTATCTTCTTCAAAGTACTACCACATTCCCTCACAGCAATTAGATGGTACTGTTGAGGATTATTTTCCAACTGAAGAAGCATCTTCCGTCATTTTTACACCAGAGGAAGAACTGAAGACTTCAAGGACTGAGGGAAGGCACCAGGAAACCATACAGGTGTCTTCACCTCTTTGTGCCATTAATCCACCGCAGGTTCCTAAAGCTGATACATCTAATGGTGCGTTGACTCCCGGACATGGAAACTCTGAGTCTGATCCAATTGATTTGAGCTACCTTGAGCCTCCTGTGCCTCCTCAAAGAATCTTTTACTCTGAGCGAATTCCACGAGAACAGGCAGAGTTGCTAAACAGGTTATCAAAATCAGATGATTCACATGGTTCTCAGTTTCATATAAACCATTCACATTGTGATGTAGCACAACAGGGTTTTGTTGTAGAATCTGTCCCTTCACAGGCTGAGCAACCCATCTCCACTAAGAAGCCATTGTACGAGGATCCTCACACCATTGCTGATGGAGCCACCCAACTTCAAAACTTGAAGAAGGCAGTATCAAGCCCTTTTGACAATGAATATGCTAGAAATGAGGATAGAATACTCGAGGATGATAATGAAACCAACTCCGTGAAAGAAGACGATAAGAATCTCCTGACTAGTGAAACATCAGAAGCTGGATCAAAATTTCCTGCTGCTAGCCTAGTGGATGCAGTAACGCATCATGAGAGTTCTGCAGACAGTCTTCCGGAGTCTCAGTGTCCTGGTGAGGCTGACAGCAACTTTACTGTTGATACTACCCAGAGGGATAATCAAGATTCTGCTTGGATAGAAAGCTTTAGGGAACCATCTGTCGGGGTTTCCAAACCAGAGGGGGGAGACATCCTCATTGATATTAATGACCGATTCCCTCGTGATTTCCTTTCAGATATATTCTCAAAGGCATTACTATCTGAGGGTTCATCTGGTATTAGTCCGCTGCAGAAAGATGGAGCTGGTTTGAGTTTGAACATAGAAAATCAGGATCCTAAGCACTGGtcatattttcagaaattggCAGGAGACGAGTTCACTCGGAAGGATGTTTCTCTTATTGATCAGGACCATTTTGGTTTTTCGTCTGGGCTTCCAAAAGTTGAAGAAGAAGCTCCTATAAGTTACAGATTTTCACCCTTTCCAACAGATGATATTTCTCTAAGCCATGTTGATTCCCAGATGAATTATGGTGATGAAGATCAGAATGAATTATCTGGTACAGTTGGAGCTGACACTATAGCATTACCCTCATACTATGATCCTTCTCAGTTGAAGGACAGCGAACTTATGCATTTTGATACTTTTGAAGAGAATGAG GATGGAAGCAGGAATACTGGCCTACCTCCTCTAGATCCTTCTCTGGGAGATTTTGATATCAGTAGCTTGCAG ATCATAAGGAATGAAGATCTTGAAGAACTGAGGGAACTTGGTTCTGGCACATTTGGCACCGTCTATCATGGAAAATGGAGAGGAACAGATGTTGCCATTAAGAGAATAAAGAAGAGCTGCTTCACTGGTCGATCATCAGAGCAAGAGAGATTG ACCATAGAGTTCTGGAGCGAAGCTGAAATTCTGTCGAAGCTTCACCATCCGAATGTGGTTGCATTTTATGGTGTAGTGCAAGATGGACCTGGGGCAACACTAGCTACTGTGACAGAATATATGGTTGACGGTTCTTTGAGGCATGTTCTACTTCGCAAGGATAG GCATCTTGACCGTCGCAGGCGGCTTATAATTGCCATGGATGCTGCCTTTGGAATGGAGTATTTGCATTCAAAGAATATTGTGCATTTTGATCTAAAATGTGACAACTTGCTAGTGAACTTGAAAGATCCTTCACGGCCCATTTGCAAG GTAGGTGATTTTGGCCTGTCAAAAATCAAGCGAAACACCTTGGTTTCTGGTGGAGTTAGAGGTACCTTACCATGGATGGCTCCAGAGCTGCTGAATGGCAGCAGCAATAAGGTTTCAGAAAAG GTTGATGTGTTCTCCTTTGGTATAGTCCTATGGGAGATTCTAACCGGAGAGGAGCCTTATGCGAACATGCACTATGGTGCAATTATAG GAGGTATTGTCAATAACACACTAAGGCCATCCATTCCAAGCTTTTGTGATGCAGAATGGAGAAGGCTAATGGAGCAGTGCTGGGCCCCCAATCCTGTGGCCAGGCCATCCTTCACAGAAATTGCCAGTCGCTTGCGCGTGATGTCTTCTGCTACCCAAACCAAAGGGCAGGTTCACAAGGCATCTAACTAA
- the LOC131329461 gene encoding nuclear transcription factor Y subunit C-2 isoform X1 yields MMTCSCMDQPDQTQQQQQLVMGVVAGQMAYASPPYNTASMVASGAPAVAVPSSSQPSTSFPTPQHQLAYQQAQHFHHQQQQQQQQQLQVFWANQMQEIEQTTDFKNHSLPLARIKKIMKADEDVRMISAEAPVIFAKACEMFILELTLRSWIHTEENKRRTLQKNDIAAAISRTDVFDFLVDIIPRDELKEEGLGITKATIPMVGSPADSVPYYYMPPQHAVGPTGMIMGKPVDQAALYAGQQPQSPVAFMPWTQQKQTQQQSDT; encoded by the exons ATGATGACCTGTTCTT GCATGGATCAGCCGGACCAAACTCAGCAGCAACAGCAGCTAGTCATGGGAGTGGTAGCAGGTCAAATGGCCTATGCTTCTCCTCCTTACAACACTGCGTCTATGGTGGCTTCAGGCGCTCCTGCTGTAGCCGTACCTTCTTCAAGTCAACCTTCCACCTCTTTTCCCACTCCTCAACACCAGCTTGCATACCAACAAGCCCAGCACTTCCATCatcaacaacagcagcagcaacaacaacagcTTCAAGTATTTTGGGCCAACCAAATGCAAGAAATTGAGCAAACAACCGACTTCAAAAACCACAGCCTCCCACTTGCTCGTATCAAAAAGATAATGAAAGCCGATGAGGATGTTAGAATGATTTCGGCTGAAGCCCCAGTCATCTTTGCAAAGGCATGCGAGATGTTCATCTTGGAGTTGACTTTGCGATCTTGGATTCACACAGAAGAGAACAAAAGGAGGACCCTTCAGAAGAATGATATTGCTGCTGCCATTTCAAGGACTGATGTCTTTGATTTCTTGGTTGACATTATTCCGAGAGATGAACTGAAAGAAGAGGGACTTGGGATTACAAAGGCCACCATTCCAATGGTGGGTTCCCCAGCTGATTCTGTTCCGTATTACTATATGCCGCCACAGCATGCGGTTGGGCCAACTGGGATGATTATGGGAAAACCAGTTGATCAAGCAGCACTGTATGCTGGTCAACAACCTCAGTCTCCCGTCGCTTTCATGCCGTGGACCCAGCAAAAGCAGACCCAACAACAAAGTGACACGTGA
- the LOC131329453 gene encoding DEAD-box ATP-dependent RNA helicase 36 isoform X2: MDEEETLVDQNFPLFSCKLTTPKRPPKTLTAAAQNPNPPPPPPLVRETNLTPDPNHTSFADLGLAEWAAQTCKELGMKKPTPVQLRCIPRILAGDDVLGLAQTGSGKTAAFALPILHRLSIDPYGVFALVVTPTRELAYQLAEQFRALGSCLNLRCAVVVGGMDIINQAQTLMSRPHVVIATPGRIKVLIEQTPDISAVFSKTKFLVLDEADRVLDVGFEEELRVVFQCLPKNRQTLLFSATMTSDLQTLLELSANKAYFYEAYEGLKTVESLKQQYVLVPKKVKDAYLVHILSKMEDMGIRSAIIFVPTSWICHSLSLLLEELDLKAAALHSLKTQSLRLAALHRFKSGQIPVLLATDVASRGLDIPTVDLVINYDIPRNPTDYVHRVGRTARAGRGGLAVSFVTPVYKARRVAAMKMVDDGFEEKAKARREQNMKTLAEKGLLKKRSKKRKKGRANE, translated from the exons ATGGATGAAGAAGAAACCCTAGTGGACCAGAATTTCCCCTTATTCTCCTGTAAACTCACTACCCCTAAACGGCCGCCCAAAACCCTCACCGCCGCcgcccaaaaccctaaccccccGCCGCCGCCCCCCCTCGTAAGGGAAACAAACCTAACCCCCGACCCCAACCACACCTCTTTCGCAGACCTGGGCCTGGCAGAATGGGCAGCCCAAACCTGCAAAGAACTCGGCATGAAGAAACCAACCCCGGTCCAACTCCGCTGCATTCCCCGCATCCTCGCCGGCGACGACGTATTGGGCCTTGCCCAGACCGGCAGCGGCAAAACGGCGGCTTTTGCGCTCCCGATACTCCACCGCCTCTCCATTGACCCGTATGGAGTGTTTGCGCTGGTGGTTACGCCCACGCGTGAACTGGCGTACCAGTTGGCCGAGCAGTTTAGGGCCCTGGGGTCGTGCTTGAACTTGCGGTGTGCCGTGGTGGTTGGTGGGATGGACATAATTAACCAAGCCCAGACGCTTATGAGCCGCCCTCACGTTGTGATTGCCACTCCTGGGAGGATTAAGGTTCTTATTGAACAAACTCCTGATATTTCTGCCGTCTTCTCTAAAACTAAG TTTCTAGTCTTGGATGAAGCAGATAGAGTACTGGATGTTGGCTTTGAAGAGGAATTGAGAGTGGTCTTTCAATGCTTGCCTAAAAATCGACAAACATTACTGTTCTCGGCAACAATGACAAGTGACCTGCAAACGCTACTTGAGCTTTCTGCAAACAAGGCCTATTTCTATGAGGCATATGAAGGCTTAAAGACGGTTGAATCTCTTAAGCAGCAGTATGTTCTTGTCCCCAAAAAGGTGAAGGATGCGTATCTAGTACACATTTTGTCCAAAATGGAGGACATGGGTATTCGATCTGCCATAATTTTTGTTCCAACCAGCTG GATTTGTCACAGTCTTAGTTTATTACttgaagagcttgatttgaaagCTGCTGCATTGCATTCGTTAAAAACCCAGTCTCTGAGGCTTGCTGCACTCCATCGATTCAAATCTGGACAAATTCCTGTACTACTTGCAACTGATGTTGCCAGCCGTGGTTTGGATATTCCAACAGTTGATCTTGTTATTAATTATGATATCCCAAG AAACCCGACGGACTATGTCCATCGCGTTGGGCGTACTGCAAGAGCAGGAAGAGGAGGGCTGGCTGTAAGCTTTGTTACCCCG GTTTACAAGGCCAGACGTGTGGCAGCAATGAAGATGGTGGATGATGGCTTTGAGGAGAAAGCCAAAGCACGAAGAGAGCAGAACATGAAGACATTAGCAGAGAAGGGACTACTGAAGAAAAGgagtaaaaagagaaaaaaaggaagagcCAATGAGTAG
- the LOC131329461 gene encoding nuclear transcription factor Y subunit C-2 isoform X2 produces the protein MMGMDQPDQTQQQQQLVMGVVAGQMAYASPPYNTASMVASGAPAVAVPSSSQPSTSFPTPQHQLAYQQAQHFHHQQQQQQQQQLQVFWANQMQEIEQTTDFKNHSLPLARIKKIMKADEDVRMISAEAPVIFAKACEMFILELTLRSWIHTEENKRRTLQKNDIAAAISRTDVFDFLVDIIPRDELKEEGLGITKATIPMVGSPADSVPYYYMPPQHAVGPTGMIMGKPVDQAALYAGQQPQSPVAFMPWTQQKQTQQQSDT, from the exons ATGATGG GCATGGATCAGCCGGACCAAACTCAGCAGCAACAGCAGCTAGTCATGGGAGTGGTAGCAGGTCAAATGGCCTATGCTTCTCCTCCTTACAACACTGCGTCTATGGTGGCTTCAGGCGCTCCTGCTGTAGCCGTACCTTCTTCAAGTCAACCTTCCACCTCTTTTCCCACTCCTCAACACCAGCTTGCATACCAACAAGCCCAGCACTTCCATCatcaacaacagcagcagcaacaacaacagcTTCAAGTATTTTGGGCCAACCAAATGCAAGAAATTGAGCAAACAACCGACTTCAAAAACCACAGCCTCCCACTTGCTCGTATCAAAAAGATAATGAAAGCCGATGAGGATGTTAGAATGATTTCGGCTGAAGCCCCAGTCATCTTTGCAAAGGCATGCGAGATGTTCATCTTGGAGTTGACTTTGCGATCTTGGATTCACACAGAAGAGAACAAAAGGAGGACCCTTCAGAAGAATGATATTGCTGCTGCCATTTCAAGGACTGATGTCTTTGATTTCTTGGTTGACATTATTCCGAGAGATGAACTGAAAGAAGAGGGACTTGGGATTACAAAGGCCACCATTCCAATGGTGGGTTCCCCAGCTGATTCTGTTCCGTATTACTATATGCCGCCACAGCATGCGGTTGGGCCAACTGGGATGATTATGGGAAAACCAGTTGATCAAGCAGCACTGTATGCTGGTCAACAACCTCAGTCTCCCGTCGCTTTCATGCCGTGGACCCAGCAAAAGCAGACCCAACAACAAAGTGACACGTGA
- the LOC131329453 gene encoding DEAD-box ATP-dependent RNA helicase 36 isoform X1 yields the protein MDEEETLVDQNFPLFSCKLTTPKRPPKTLTAAAQNPNPPPPPPLVRETNLTPDPNHTSFADLGLAEWAAQTCKELGMKKPTPVQLRCIPRILAGDDVLGLAQTGSGKTAAFALPILHRLSIDPYGVFALVVTPTRELAYQLAEQFRALGSCLNLRCAVVVGGMDIINQAQTLMSRPHVVIATPGRIKVLIEQTPDISAVFSKTKFLVLDEADRVLDVGFEEELRVVFQCLPKNRQTLLFSATMTSDLQTLLELSANKAYFYEAYEGLKTVESLKQQYVLVPKKVKDAYLVHILSKMEDMGIRSAIIFVPTSWICHSLSLLLEELDLKAAALHSLKTQSLRLAALHRFKSGQIPVLLATDVASRGLDIPTVDLVINYDIPRNPTDYVHRVGRTARAGRGGLAVSFVTPKEVNLFLEIEAVVGKKMDKFECKENEVLDDITKVYKARRVAAMKMVDDGFEEKAKARREQNMKTLAEKGLLKKRSKKRKKGRANE from the exons ATGGATGAAGAAGAAACCCTAGTGGACCAGAATTTCCCCTTATTCTCCTGTAAACTCACTACCCCTAAACGGCCGCCCAAAACCCTCACCGCCGCcgcccaaaaccctaaccccccGCCGCCGCCCCCCCTCGTAAGGGAAACAAACCTAACCCCCGACCCCAACCACACCTCTTTCGCAGACCTGGGCCTGGCAGAATGGGCAGCCCAAACCTGCAAAGAACTCGGCATGAAGAAACCAACCCCGGTCCAACTCCGCTGCATTCCCCGCATCCTCGCCGGCGACGACGTATTGGGCCTTGCCCAGACCGGCAGCGGCAAAACGGCGGCTTTTGCGCTCCCGATACTCCACCGCCTCTCCATTGACCCGTATGGAGTGTTTGCGCTGGTGGTTACGCCCACGCGTGAACTGGCGTACCAGTTGGCCGAGCAGTTTAGGGCCCTGGGGTCGTGCTTGAACTTGCGGTGTGCCGTGGTGGTTGGTGGGATGGACATAATTAACCAAGCCCAGACGCTTATGAGCCGCCCTCACGTTGTGATTGCCACTCCTGGGAGGATTAAGGTTCTTATTGAACAAACTCCTGATATTTCTGCCGTCTTCTCTAAAACTAAG TTTCTAGTCTTGGATGAAGCAGATAGAGTACTGGATGTTGGCTTTGAAGAGGAATTGAGAGTGGTCTTTCAATGCTTGCCTAAAAATCGACAAACATTACTGTTCTCGGCAACAATGACAAGTGACCTGCAAACGCTACTTGAGCTTTCTGCAAACAAGGCCTATTTCTATGAGGCATATGAAGGCTTAAAGACGGTTGAATCTCTTAAGCAGCAGTATGTTCTTGTCCCCAAAAAGGTGAAGGATGCGTATCTAGTACACATTTTGTCCAAAATGGAGGACATGGGTATTCGATCTGCCATAATTTTTGTTCCAACCAGCTG GATTTGTCACAGTCTTAGTTTATTACttgaagagcttgatttgaaagCTGCTGCATTGCATTCGTTAAAAACCCAGTCTCTGAGGCTTGCTGCACTCCATCGATTCAAATCTGGACAAATTCCTGTACTACTTGCAACTGATGTTGCCAGCCGTGGTTTGGATATTCCAACAGTTGATCTTGTTATTAATTATGATATCCCAAG AAACCCGACGGACTATGTCCATCGCGTTGGGCGTACTGCAAGAGCAGGAAGAGGAGGGCTGGCTGTAAGCTTTGTTACCCCG AAGGAAGTAAATCTTTTTCTTGAAATAGAAGCtgttgttggaaaaaaaatggataaatttGAATGCAAAGAGAATGAGGTGCTTGATGATATCACAAAG GTTTACAAGGCCAGACGTGTGGCAGCAATGAAGATGGTGGATGATGGCTTTGAGGAGAAAGCCAAAGCACGAAGAGAGCAGAACATGAAGACATTAGCAGAGAAGGGACTACTGAAGAAAAGgagtaaaaagagaaaaaaaggaagagcCAATGAGTAG
- the LOC131329454 gene encoding uncharacterized protein LOC131329454 has protein sequence MPNSLLFPHHPRLTISSHRAIAPRSVLFINHPTPPPPPTHPLPLVNKKPSFGGKRQQQQQQRGLRLTTTTRALRRREWKEYEEAVKDKDLSRALRFLKDIPDPENSSSSPVPMDDESSTRSLKGGARGGGLSGGWVVGWERDLEILDACLNADDMRLVGATYSFLKDRGFLPNFAKCRKIVLEGTRDVTPSVLKSSTGLEVSKLSPKKWGLSQSSSIVLVTFLGGVSFLLNQGIDVRPNLAAILGLAMMDSIFLGGSCLAQISSYWPPYRRRILVHEAGHLLTAYLMGCPIRGVILDPIVAMQMGIQGQAGTQFWDENLQKELSEGRLSGTAFDRYCMVLFAGIAAEALVYGEAEGGENDENLFRSICVLLEPPLSVAQMSNQARWSVLQSYNILKWHKHAHRAAVEALESGGSLSVVIRRIEEAMSSTR, from the exons ATGCCaaactctctcctctttccCCATCATCCCCGCCTCACGATTTCATCCCACAGGGCCATTGCTCCCCGAAGCGTCTTGTTCATCAATCacccaactccaccaccaccaccaacgcACCCACTTCCACTTGTAAACAAGAAGCCTTCATTCGGCGGAAaacgacaacaacaacaacaacaacgggGGTTAAGGTTAACAACTACTACGAGAGCCTTGAGGAGGAGGGAATGGAAAGAATACGAGGAGGCTGTGAAGGACAAAGATCTCTCTCGAGCTCTTCGCTTCTTGAAAGACATCCCCGACCCAGAAAACTCATCATCCTCTCCCGTGCCCATGGATGATGAGTCATCAACTCGGTCTCTCAAGGGTGGTGCTCGTGGTGGTGGATTGAGTGGTGGTTGGGTTGTTGGATGGGAGAGagatttggagattttggatGCGTGCTTGAATGCCGATGATATGAGGCTTGTTGGGGCTACCTATTCCTTCCTCAAGGACAGAGGCTTTTTGCCCAATTTTGCCAAGTGTCGAAAAATAG TTTTGGAGGGCACAAGAGATGTTACGCCTAGCGTTTTGAAGTCTTCAACGGGGTTGGAAG TGTCTAAACTTTCACCGAAGAAGTGGGGTCTTTCACAGAGCTCCAGTATCGTTTTGGTTACTTTTCTTGGTGGTGTATCTTTTCTGCTAAATCAAGGAATAGATGTCAGACCTAATCTCGCAGCTATATTGGGGTTGGCCATGATGGACTCTATCTTTCTTGGTGGTTCCTGTTTGGCACAAATCTCAAGTTACTGGCCACCATATAGGCGTCGTATTCTTGTTCATGAAGCAGGACATCTTCTTACAG CATACCTCATGGGTTGCCCAATTCGTGGAGTAATATTAGACCCAATAGTTGCAATGCAAATGGGCATTCAAGGACAG GCAGGAACACAGTTTTGGGATGAGAATCTTCAGAAGGAGCTTTCTGAAGGCCGACTAAGCGGTACTGCCTTTGACAG GTACTGCATGGTGCTTTTCGCGGGGATTGCTGCTGAAGCACTTGTCTATGGGGAAGCAGAGGGTGGAGAAAATGATGAAAACCTGTTCAGGAGTATCTGTGTTCTTCTGGAACCCCCACTGTCCGTAgcacag atGTCAAATCAAGCAAGGTGGTCAGTTCTGCAGTCTTATAATATATTGAAATGGCATAAACATGCCCATCGAGCTGCTGTAGAAGCTTTGGAAAGTGGTGGCAGTCTAAGTGTCGTCATCAGGAGAATTGAGGAGGCCATGTCTTCAACTAGATGA